The following coding sequences lie in one Prevotella nigrescens genomic window:
- a CDS encoding lactate utilization protein C, protein MKKEELLNKLRRNVVRQFDMPSKPVDGIVYSDVTNQFVEMSKTVGAKVLEVKSSDDLNSVIRETYPNAKIFASSINGIEADLNPDTIASAADLNGTDVGIIQGELGVAENGCVWIPQTMKERAVCFISEELVILLDKDNIVSNMHEAYKRIQMPHYGYGVFISGPSKTADIEQALVMGAQAARGVTVILVG, encoded by the coding sequence ATGAAGAAAGAAGAATTACTCAATAAATTGCGCCGTAATGTTGTACGACAATTCGATATGCCAAGTAAACCTGTAGATGGTATTGTTTACAGCGATGTTACCAACCAGTTCGTAGAAATGTCTAAAACAGTTGGTGCTAAGGTTCTGGAAGTAAAAAGTAGCGACGATTTGAACTCTGTTATTCGGGAGACCTATCCAAATGCAAAGATATTTGCATCGAGCATAAACGGGATAGAAGCTGATTTGAATCCTGATACAATTGCGTCTGCTGCAGACTTAAATGGAACTGACGTGGGTATTATTCAAGGCGAATTAGGTGTAGCCGAGAATGGGTGCGTATGGATACCGCAGACAATGAAAGAACGTGCCGTGTGCTTTATTTCGGAAGAATTAGTTATCTTGCTTGATAAAGACAATATTGTTAGCAATATGCACGAAGCCTATAAGCGCATACAAATGCCACACTACGGCTATGGTGTCTTTATTTCTGGACCGAGCAAGACAGCCGACATAGAGCAGGCTTTGGTAATGGGGGCACAAGCTGCCCGCGGTGTTACAGTTATTCTTGTAGGATAA
- a CDS encoding thiamine-phosphate kinase → MEIKELGEFKLIERLTKDIKPSNPSTITGVGDDAAVLRYSDKEILVSSHLFMEGIQFDLTYIDMKHLAYKCAMVAMTNIFAMNGRPCQIVVSIGVGKRIKVIDLDQFYEGLRTACSKWNVDIVGGDTTSSYTGLAINITCIGECGKEDIVYRKDAQPTDIICVSGDLGAAYMGLQILEREKAVYYQQVEEFNKKLKQAHANNDKKRIELLNNERAIIDNFQPDFVGKEYLIDRQLKPEAPGEVLEQLRNANISPTSMIDVSDGLASDLKHICKESNVGCRIYEDKIPIDYQTATTCEEFNMNLTTAALNGGEDYELLFTIPIGDHAKVASLKNIHQIGYITESRLGEYLIARDGNEFQLTAQGWVE, encoded by the coding sequence ATGGAAATAAAAGAATTGGGTGAATTTAAACTGATAGAACGGCTGACAAAGGATATTAAACCATCTAACCCCTCTACAATTACAGGAGTTGGCGATGATGCAGCTGTGCTTCGTTATTCAGATAAGGAGATTCTTGTCTCTTCCCATTTATTTATGGAGGGAATTCAATTCGATCTTACTTATATTGATATGAAACATCTGGCTTACAAATGCGCCATGGTTGCAATGACTAATATATTTGCAATGAATGGGCGTCCATGCCAGATAGTAGTTTCAATAGGTGTGGGGAAGCGGATTAAAGTAATAGACCTTGACCAATTTTATGAAGGTCTGCGAACAGCTTGTAGCAAATGGAATGTTGATATTGTAGGGGGCGACACAACGTCTTCTTATACGGGACTGGCTATTAATATTACTTGTATTGGCGAGTGCGGAAAAGAAGACATTGTATATAGAAAAGATGCACAACCAACCGATATAATATGCGTTTCTGGCGACCTTGGAGCTGCCTACATGGGACTGCAAATTTTAGAACGAGAGAAAGCTGTTTACTATCAGCAGGTAGAAGAATTTAATAAAAAGCTAAAGCAGGCACATGCCAATAATGATAAAAAGAGGATAGAGCTTCTGAATAACGAGCGTGCTATAATAGACAACTTCCAACCAGACTTCGTGGGTAAAGAATATCTGATAGATCGTCAATTAAAGCCGGAAGCACCTGGCGAAGTCTTAGAACAACTTCGTAATGCCAATATTAGTCCGACTTCAATGATTGATGTTTCTGATGGTCTTGCAAGCGATTTAAAACATATTTGCAAAGAAAGTAACGTGGGTTGTCGTATTTATGAAGATAAAATACCCATAGATTACCAGACGGCTACTACTTGTGAAGAGTTTAATATGAACCTTACAACGGCAGCATTGAATGGGGGGGAAGATTACGAACTTCTTTTTACAATTCCTATTGGAGACCATGCAAAGGTAGCATCGCTCAAAAATATTCACCAGATAGGTTATATCACGGAGAGCAGACTGGGCGAATACCTTATTGCAAGAGATGGGAACGAATTCCAGTTGACTGCGCAAGGCTGGGTTGAATAA
- the lpxK gene encoding tetraacyldisaccharide 4'-kinase gives MEGDFIKIHRALLPLSWLYGLGVMIRNELFELGVLKSRSFDVPVISVGNITVGGAGKTPHVEYLVRLLKDVAQVAVLSRGYKRKSKGYVLAENDTPVEMIGDEPFQMKQKFPDIYIAVDKNRCEGIDRLVQDKQTENTDVVLLDDAFQHRYVKPGINILLIDYHRLIIYDKLLPAGRLREPLSGKIRADIVIVTKCPKELNPIDYRVLSKTMNLYPFQELFFTTLEYCSLIPVFENVAKEKEIQLTDISNKNILLLTGIALPKQLEVDISSYVDTSHIKTLTFPDHHSFNLKDVAIINETFAVMESPKIIITTEKDKARLLRLEGLNDDVRENIYALPIQVKFMLNEEDKFNEKILSYVQKNSRNSILAKRKNAGKSENRNHTRNRSRTISFRDN, from the coding sequence ATGGAAGGCGATTTTATTAAAATACACAGAGCATTGTTACCGCTAAGCTGGCTCTACGGATTAGGGGTAATGATTCGTAATGAACTTTTTGAACTCGGTGTGTTGAAAAGTCGTAGTTTCGATGTGCCAGTTATTTCTGTTGGTAATATAACCGTTGGTGGAGCAGGGAAGACCCCGCATGTTGAATATCTTGTACGACTATTGAAAGATGTAGCACAAGTAGCAGTACTGTCACGAGGTTATAAGCGGAAGAGTAAAGGTTATGTGCTTGCAGAAAACGATACTCCTGTTGAAATGATTGGCGATGAACCTTTTCAGATGAAGCAGAAGTTTCCTGATATTTACATCGCAGTAGATAAGAATCGCTGTGAAGGTATAGACAGATTGGTGCAAGACAAACAAACGGAAAATACCGATGTCGTGTTGCTCGACGATGCTTTCCAACATCGATATGTAAAGCCAGGAATAAATATTTTATTGATAGATTATCATCGACTTATTATTTATGATAAGTTGTTGCCTGCTGGACGTCTACGCGAACCTCTCTCCGGCAAGATCCGAGCAGATATTGTTATTGTTACAAAATGCCCCAAAGAGTTAAATCCTATAGATTATCGAGTGTTGAGTAAGACAATGAACTTGTATCCATTTCAAGAACTATTCTTTACCACACTTGAATATTGTAGCCTTATACCTGTATTTGAAAATGTTGCCAAAGAAAAAGAAATTCAACTAACTGATATTTCTAACAAGAATATATTGCTGCTTACTGGTATAGCCTTGCCAAAGCAATTGGAAGTTGATATAAGCTCTTATGTAGATACCTCACATATAAAGACATTAACGTTCCCCGACCATCATTCTTTTAATCTAAAGGACGTTGCCATTATTAATGAAACTTTTGCCGTAATGGAAAGTCCGAAAATAATTATTACAACCGAGAAAGATAAGGCTCGATTATTGAGATTGGAAGGGTTAAACGACGATGTAAGAGAGAACATATATGCATTGCCAATACAAGTTAAGTTTATGCTTAACGAAGAAGATAAATTCAATGAAAAAATATTATCCTATGTACAAAAGAATTCAAGAAACAGCATCTTGGCTAAAAGAAAGAATGCAGGCAAGTCCGAAAACCGCAATCATACTCGGAACAGGTCTCGGACAATTAGCTTCAGAGATAACTGA
- a CDS encoding lactate utilization protein B has translation MATSHAKKAAKFISDPERVTRHDQTFWGLREKRDIQAAMLPEWEDLREHASEIKEHTLTHLADYLDEFSKNLESNGVIVHWAKDAQEFNETAYSILADHSVRKLVKSKSMLTEECEMNKYLMAKGIDVVETDLGERILQLMDLKPAHVVVPAAHITRDEVGELFERKGISKEIGNHDPTYLTQCARYSLRQEFIEAEAGMTGCNFGVAATGDCVVCTNEGNADMSTSIPKLHIVSMGIDKVVPNYESLAVFQRLLIRSATGQPSVAFTSQFRKARPGGEMHVILVDNGRSDIIANPAHWRTAKCIRCGACMNTCPVYRRSMGYSYSYFIPGPIGVNLGMLSNPKEHSGNVSACSLCLSCDMVCPVKVAPGSQIYHWRQELEGFGTENKEKKYMAVGMTALYEHPTVYNIATRSAHIANIVPQKLMDIKLNPWSVGHDMPRFPKKPFHELYKQMMEEENTEGKE, from the coding sequence ATGGCAACAAGTCATGCAAAGAAAGCGGCAAAGTTTATATCAGACCCCGAAAGAGTAACCCGACACGACCAGACCTTCTGGGGACTTAGGGAAAAACGAGACATACAAGCTGCAATGCTTCCCGAATGGGAAGATTTAAGAGAACATGCGAGCGAGATAAAGGAACATACACTGACACATTTGGCTGACTATCTGGACGAGTTTTCAAAGAACTTGGAAAGCAATGGCGTTATTGTTCATTGGGCAAAAGATGCACAAGAGTTTAACGAAACAGCATACAGCATATTGGCAGACCACAGCGTGAGGAAGCTGGTGAAGTCTAAGTCGATGCTTACCGAAGAGTGCGAAATGAACAAATACCTTATGGCGAAAGGTATTGACGTTGTAGAAACCGACCTGGGTGAACGCATTTTGCAGCTAATGGACTTGAAGCCTGCTCATGTAGTGGTTCCGGCAGCACATATTACACGCGACGAGGTTGGCGAATTGTTTGAAAGGAAAGGTATATCGAAAGAGATTGGCAACCACGATCCAACCTATCTGACACAATGTGCACGCTACAGTCTGCGTCAGGAGTTCATAGAAGCCGAAGCAGGCATGACGGGCTGTAACTTCGGTGTAGCCGCTACGGGCGATTGCGTGGTGTGCACGAACGAAGGCAATGCTGACATGAGTACTTCCATTCCGAAACTGCATATCGTGTCAATGGGTATCGATAAGGTTGTTCCAAACTACGAATCGCTGGCTGTATTTCAACGTTTGTTAATTCGAAGCGCAACCGGACAACCTTCTGTTGCCTTTACTTCTCAATTCCGTAAAGCTCGTCCAGGTGGTGAAATGCACGTTATTCTGGTAGACAACGGACGAAGCGACATCATTGCGAACCCAGCGCATTGGCGGACTGCCAAGTGCATTCGTTGTGGTGCATGTATGAATACTTGTCCTGTCTATCGTCGCTCAATGGGCTATTCGTACAGTTATTTTATTCCTGGACCTATCGGTGTAAATCTCGGAATGCTCAGCAATCCGAAGGAACACAGCGGAAATGTTTCGGCTTGCTCGCTCTGTTTAAGTTGCGACATGGTTTGTCCTGTTAAGGTAGCACCAGGCAGTCAGATATATCATTGGCGTCAGGAGCTGGAAGGCTTTGGCACAGAGAACAAAGAAAAGAAATACATGGCTGTTGGAATGACTGCATTGTACGAACACCCAACGGTCTACAATATAGCAACGAGGTCCGCCCATATCGCAAACATCGTACCGCAGAAACTTATGGATATAAAGTTAAATCCATGGAGTGTAGGGCACGATATGCCACGATTTCCCAAGAAACCATTCCATGAACTCTACAAACAGATGATGGAAGAGGAGAATACTGAAGGGAAAGAATAA
- the rlmD gene encoding 23S rRNA (uracil(1939)-C(5))-methyltransferase RlmD, whose amino-acid sequence MSRKRKTLPILESVKIESVAAEGKCVAHVNDMVVFVPFVVPGDVVDLQVRKKRHSYCEATVVRMIQPSPIRIAPKCKHFGVCGGCKWQNLPYKEQLAAKQQQVLDQLKRIGKVELPTISPILGSEKTEEYRNKLEFACSNKRWYTKEELEVLPEGVGLGQGAIGFHITGAFDKIYPINKCVLMDDYCNKVRNAIYNYAVKHGLSFYDIREQHGLLRDIMMRNSNTGEWLVLVQFHYDEASDEARAMGLMQFIADEFQEITSLLYVDNQKGNDTFNDLELTVFKGNDHMFELMENLRFKVGAKSFYQTNTDQAYHLYSIARSFANLTGNELVYDLYTGTGTIANFVAKKAKKVIGIEYVPEAIEDAKINSKINNIVNTLFYAGDMKDILTEEFIKQHGRPEVIITDPPRAGMHADVVNVILSAHPQRIVYVSCNPATQARDLALLDKDYKVTAVQPVDMFPHTPHVENIVLLETKGIERA is encoded by the coding sequence ATGAGCAGGAAAAGAAAAACATTACCTATATTAGAAAGTGTAAAGATAGAGTCGGTTGCTGCCGAAGGCAAATGTGTGGCACACGTAAACGACATGGTTGTGTTTGTGCCGTTCGTGGTACCAGGCGATGTTGTAGACTTGCAAGTGCGCAAGAAACGCCACAGCTATTGCGAAGCTACGGTGGTAAGAATGATACAACCAAGTCCCATTCGTATAGCTCCTAAATGCAAACACTTTGGAGTTTGTGGCGGTTGCAAGTGGCAAAACCTTCCTTATAAGGAACAGTTGGCTGCCAAGCAACAACAAGTCCTCGACCAGCTAAAGCGCATTGGCAAGGTTGAACTGCCGACAATCTCTCCCATCTTAGGTTCTGAAAAAACAGAAGAATATCGCAACAAACTTGAGTTTGCCTGCTCTAACAAACGTTGGTACACCAAAGAAGAATTAGAAGTATTGCCCGAAGGCGTAGGATTGGGACAGGGGGCAATAGGCTTCCATATAACGGGCGCATTCGATAAGATTTATCCTATTAATAAATGTGTGCTCATGGACGACTATTGTAATAAGGTAAGGAATGCCATTTACAACTATGCCGTGAAGCACGGACTTAGCTTTTACGACATCAGAGAGCAGCACGGCTTGTTGCGCGACATTATGATGCGAAACTCCAACACCGGAGAATGGTTGGTGCTCGTTCAATTCCATTACGATGAAGCAAGCGATGAAGCGCGCGCAATGGGTTTGATGCAGTTCATAGCTGATGAATTTCAGGAAATTACTTCATTGCTGTATGTAGACAACCAAAAGGGAAACGACACGTTCAACGATTTGGAACTGACCGTGTTCAAAGGCAACGACCATATGTTTGAACTGATGGAAAACCTTCGTTTCAAGGTAGGGGCAAAGAGCTTTTACCAGACCAATACCGACCAAGCCTACCATTTATATAGTATTGCACGCAGTTTTGCCAACCTTACAGGCAATGAACTGGTTTACGATTTATATACGGGCACGGGAACCATCGCAAACTTTGTGGCAAAGAAGGCAAAGAAGGTAATCGGCATTGAATATGTACCTGAAGCAATAGAAGATGCTAAAATAAATTCGAAGATAAACAACATTGTTAATACACTGTTCTATGCGGGCGACATGAAAGATATTCTGACCGAAGAGTTTATAAAGCAACACGGTCGCCCCGAAGTAATTATTACCGACCCGCCTCGTGCCGGCATGCACGCCGACGTGGTGAACGTAATTCTGAGCGCGCACCCACAACGAATTGTTTATGTAAGTTGTAACCCCGCAACACAGGCTCGCGATTTGGCACTTTTGGACAAAGATTATAAGGTTACAGCTGTTCAGCCTGTCGATATGTTCCCCCACACACCTCACGTAGAAAACATTGTTTTATTGGAAACAAAGGGAATAGAGAGAGCATAA
- a CDS encoding (Fe-S)-binding protein: MKVGLFVPCYVDALYPEVGMATYKLLRGLGLDVKYPERQTCCGQPMANGGFQRMSGSLVEKFEDVFKDYDYIVTPSVSCAAFVQFNHPQLHKQKCSTPGKTLELVQFLHDVLKVKELPGRFEHVVTVHNSCHGVRELRLSSPSEEHIPRYSKIVDLLKLKEGITVKEPERVDECCGFGGMFAIEEPDVSSRMGDDKVKRHMETGAEYITGSDSSCLMHMQGVAHKKHYNIQFKHVAEILAAGI; the protein is encoded by the coding sequence ATGAAAGTAGGATTATTTGTCCCGTGCTATGTTGATGCATTATATCCGGAAGTAGGCATGGCAACCTATAAGCTTCTGCGTGGATTAGGCCTTGATGTGAAGTATCCTGAACGACAAACTTGTTGCGGACAACCAATGGCGAATGGTGGTTTCCAGCGTATGTCGGGTAGCCTCGTGGAGAAATTCGAAGATGTATTTAAGGATTATGATTATATAGTAACTCCAAGCGTATCGTGTGCAGCCTTCGTGCAGTTCAACCACCCTCAACTTCATAAGCAAAAATGCTCTACGCCCGGGAAGACATTAGAATTGGTGCAATTCTTGCACGATGTTTTAAAAGTGAAAGAATTGCCAGGAAGATTCGAACACGTAGTTACTGTTCACAACTCGTGCCACGGAGTACGCGAGCTACGATTGAGTTCGCCCTCCGAAGAGCATATTCCAAGATATAGCAAGATAGTAGACCTTCTGAAACTTAAAGAAGGCATCACGGTGAAAGAACCCGAACGAGTAGACGAATGTTGTGGATTTGGCGGTATGTTTGCCATAGAAGAGCCAGATGTGAGCAGCCGTATGGGCGACGATAAGGTGAAGCGACACATGGAAACAGGCGCCGAATATATAACCGGCTCAGATTCTTCTTGCTTAATGCACATGCAAGGAGTGGCACACAAGAAGCACTACAATATTCAATTTAAGCATGTAGCTGAAATCTTGGCTGCTGGTATTTAG